The Bartonella australis AUST/NH1 genome contains the following window.
ATTTTTGTCAGAGAAGCCGGGTAACGTCTCAGGTCTGCGTTAGCTTGGAACAGGATTTTTTCCGTGTTTGCATCAATAACGATAGCCGCATATTTATCTGGGTAGACTCCTTTAGGAGCAGAGGCTACTTTAGAGCAAGAAACGACCAACATAATGAGGGCAACGGCCACTTTTTTATAGCGATAGGCGATTTTTCGACACTTAATATACAATTGTAATACCCTAATTAATGCTTCAGAAATTTTACCGAAATTCTTTAATTGCAGCTTATTTAGCGTAGTGTAGACGAATGGCGTTACCAATTTATTTATGAGGATCACCCTCTGAGTCGATATGTCAGGCTTATTCTGACCATAAAAGGAAGTTTTTTTATTTTGATGTAATCAGATATTGCAATAGCGGTGAAAGGACTTAAAATTGACGAAGGGTGCACCACATGGAAAATCATGACAATGCAAGATTCACCTATAAAGCCCACCCTCTGTATTATGCTCAATGAAAAGGGCAAGAGTTTGGATAAAAATAGGCATAGCGCTGTTATTATATTCCAAATAAAATTAAAATTGCAAAAGTCCGAGCTATATTGTGTTCTTTTGCTTAATTACAATCGTGCACCTATGAATTTAGTTATTTTTATTTTGGGGAATTTTTTTTTAAAAATTCGAAGAAGCAACCAGTATTATGTTAAGTATTCACAAAAACGGGGTGAGTGAATGCAGCCGCTTACACTTACAAAGCGGCTGAGGTGGGAGTTGTGCAAAGTATGGGGTTTGCACATCACAATGAATATCCGTTACAATATGTGATGGAATAGAAGTGAGGGGTTATGCCGTCTTTTACGCCCAGTCTTGAAGAAGTTTTGCAACGTGCATTAACAATTGCTACTCAAGCACAGCATGAATACGCTACATTGGAGCATCTTTTGCTCGCCTTATTAGACGATGCTGATGCAAGCTCAGTTATTCGTGCTTGTAAGGTAGATTTAGAAGAGTTGCGAGAGCGTCTGACTCATTACATCCAGTCAGAATTAGATATACAAATTAGAACAGATGAGGACACAAAACCGACGGCATTTTTTCAGCGTGTTATTCAACGTGCAGTGATCCACGCTCAATCAGTGGGAAAGGATGAAGTGTCAGGGGCAAATGTCCTCGTGGCGATTTTTTCTGAGCGCGAAAGCTATGCAGCGTATTTTCTTCAAGAGATGGGGATGACTCGCTATGATGCTGTGCGTTTCATTTCGCACGGTATCATGCATGATGATGGGTTGTCCTTACTGCTTGAAGATCTCGAAGAACAATTAGAGCAGCAGGTTTTTGACAGGGGCGAGAAAGTGGCAAGCGCGCTTTCTGTTTATTGTGTTGATTTAAATCGCAAAGCACGTAGTGGCAAAATTGATTTATTAATAGGCCGCGACGTGGAAATTTCGCGAATGATTCAGATTTTATGTCGAAGATCAAAAAATAATCCACTTTTGGTTGGTGATCCTGGAGTTGGAAAAACGGCTATAATAGAAGGTTTGGCCAGACGCATTATTGACGGGCAAGTACCCGAGGTCTTATCAAATACAACGATATTTGCTCTTGATATGGGGGGGCTCGTCGCGGGCACACGCTATCGTGGTGATTTTGAAGAACGTCTGAAGCAAATTATTAAAGAATTCGCGCAGCATCCTGGTGCCGTTTTATTTATTGATGAAATTCACACATTAATTGGAGCAGGGGCCACGTCAGGGGGCAATATGGACGCGGCGAATCTTTTAAAACCTGTGTTATCTTCGGGTGTTATACGGTGTATTGGTTCGACGACTTACAGAGAATATCGCAAAATTTTTGAACAAGATCGGGCTCTGGAGCGCCGTTTCCAGAAGGTCGATGTTAACGAACCGTCTATCGCAGATGCAATTAAGATTTTACAAGGACTGAAACCCTATTTTGAAGATTTTCACCAGCTTAAATACACCGATGAGGCAGTAAAAGCGTCAGTAGAGTTGTCTTCGCGTTATATGGCTGATCGCCGGTTACCAGATAAAGCAATTGATGTCGTCGATGAAAGTGGTGCAGCGCAGATGCTTTTACCTAAAAAGCGGAGGAAAAAAAGTATAGGTGTTAAAGAAATTGAGGCAACCATTGCAACTATGGCGAGGATCCCGTCAAAAACAATTTCTGGTGATGATCAGAAGCTTCTATGTAATCTCGAAAAAGAGCTCAAGCAAGTTGTTTATGGGCAAGATCAGGCAATTACAGCTTTAGTGTCATCGATTAAATTAGCGCGGGCGGGGTTGCGCGAGGCAGAAAAACCAATAGGCAGTTATTTATTTTCGGGCCCGACAGGTGTCGGAAAAACAGAGATTGCGAGACAACTCGCGTCTTCTTTGGGGATCGGGCTGTTACGTTTTGATATGTCAGAATATATGGAACAGCATACAGTAGCCCGCTTAATAGGGGCCCCTCCGGGCTATGTGGGGTTCGATCAGGGTGGTCTTCTCACAGATGCTGTTGACCAAAAGCCCCATGCGGTTGTTTTGTTAGATGAGATCGAAAAAGCCCACCCAGAATTGTTTAATATTTTACTGCAGGTGATGGATTACGGCAAATTAACGGACCATAATGGGAAAAAAATTGATTTTCGCAATGTTATTTTAATTATGACAACTAATGCGGGTGCTTCGGATATGGCGAAGTCGGCCATAGGGTTTGGCAAGGTCCTTCGTGATAGTGATGATGTAGAAGCTATCAACCGATTATTTACGCCAGAATTTCGTAATCGGTTGGATGCTATTATTCGGTTTGCGCCTTTATCTCGATTAATGATTAGCCGGGTTGTACAAAAATTTATTTTTCAGCTTGAAGCACAGTTAATTGATCAGGAGATTACTTTTGACGTAAGTGTTTCCGCGATGGCGTGGCTAGCTAATAAAGGGTACGATGTCCAGATGGGCGCGCGCCCATTAGGATACGTGATACAAGAATATATCAAGAAGCCATTAGCCGACGAAATTTTATTCGGGAAGCTTCGTAACGGCGGTACGGTTCGTGTGTCAACGCACAAACTAAACGAAGGGAAAGAGACGCTAAAATTACAAATTTCACCTTCTAATATACCTATTCACTCAAAAAATAGAAAAGCTGAAAGTTCTGTAAAGAAGCGTATAGCGAAAAAAAATTCCGCCACTTAAAAACGTTTTAAAGGGCTGTGCGGATTTTTTGTGCGTTTTCTTCGAGTATTTCTGTGGGCGTGGCCGTATTGTTATGAGGGGTAAGCTCTATTCCCTTCATACGTGGTATGACGTGAAAATGGAGATGGTAAACTGTTTGATTGCTGGCTGCTTCATTGAATTGCATAACCGTTACGCCGTCCGCGTGAAAAGCTTTTTTAACAGCATTGGCGATTTTTTGAACAGCTTTAATGAGCGGAAACAATGTTTCAGCATCTGCGTCTAGCAAATTTCTGGAGCCTTTCCGAGGGATGACCAGCGTATGACCCGGTGCTTGTGGCATGATATCCATGAATGCGATAACATCATCATCTTCATAAACACGGACGGAAGGAATTTCGTTACGAATTAATTTAGCAAAGATGTTATTATTGTCATAAGTTTTTTTCATCCAGGACTCCCTTTTTGGTAGTACTTGTTTGAGGACAGCGCACGCTCAAAGTCGAAATTTTTACTAAATGAAGTAATTTTTACCATTTTTTTTTACTTTAACCCAAGCGCTTGCGTTGATTAAGAATTATATTTCCACGATCGCCTCAATTTCTACTGGAGCATCCATAGGAAGAGCGGAGACACCGACAGCGGAACGGGCATGTCGGCCCGGGTCGCCGAGGACGTTTACGAATAAGTCAGAAGCTCCATTAGCGACGAGAGGAATATCGGTAAAATTAGGATCTACGGCGACAAAAACGGTGATTTTGGTTATTTTTTTTATTTTATTCAAAGCGCCAAGAGTTGCTTTTGCTTGGGCAAGAATATTGATAGCACATATTTCAGCTGATTTTTTTGCTTTTTTGGCACTGACGGTTGTTCCGACTTTCCCAGCAGCTATCAGTTTTCCGTCAAAAAATGGCAACTGACCAGAGATAAACAGTTGGTTACCACTCTGTGATGTTGCTGTGTAATTTGCGATGGGTTGTGTTGCTGCAGGAATGATGATACCGAGCTTTTCTAAACGGCCTTCAATTGAGTTGTCTGTCATGATTTAAACCCCATAATCATTCTACGCGTGCAGTTTTATAGAGCATTTTCTAGATTAAGGAAATGTATGGTTCACAGAGTATACGCGTTTTTTATTATTTTGATAATACACGAATGAGAAGAAGAAGTCAGAAATTTTGAATGATAAAGTTGTTATTTATATCGGGTTTATGTAGCGCCTTTCTGTGCAGTGCGGAAGCGAAGGAATCTGTTTTTCTAGCACCCCATCGAGCGATTTATGATCTTCAGCTTGATGATATTTCCAATGGAACAACAATTTTGGG
Protein-coding sequences here:
- a CDS encoding RidA family protein, with amino-acid sequence MTDNSIEGRLEKLGIIIPAATQPIANYTATSQSGNQLFISGQLPFFDGKLIAAGKVGTTVSAKKAKKSAEICAINILAQAKATLGALNKIKKITKITVFVAVDPNFTDIPLVANGASDLFVNVLGDPGRHARSAVGVSALPMDAPVEIEAIVEI
- the clpA gene encoding ATP-dependent Clp protease ATP-binding subunit ClpA, which translates into the protein MPSFTPSLEEVLQRALTIATQAQHEYATLEHLLLALLDDADASSVIRACKVDLEELRERLTHYIQSELDIQIRTDEDTKPTAFFQRVIQRAVIHAQSVGKDEVSGANVLVAIFSERESYAAYFLQEMGMTRYDAVRFISHGIMHDDGLSLLLEDLEEQLEQQVFDRGEKVASALSVYCVDLNRKARSGKIDLLIGRDVEISRMIQILCRRSKNNPLLVGDPGVGKTAIIEGLARRIIDGQVPEVLSNTTIFALDMGGLVAGTRYRGDFEERLKQIIKEFAQHPGAVLFIDEIHTLIGAGATSGGNMDAANLLKPVLSSGVIRCIGSTTYREYRKIFEQDRALERRFQKVDVNEPSIADAIKILQGLKPYFEDFHQLKYTDEAVKASVELSSRYMADRRLPDKAIDVVDESGAAQMLLPKKRRKKSIGVKEIEATIATMARIPSKTISGDDQKLLCNLEKELKQVVYGQDQAITALVSSIKLARAGLREAEKPIGSYLFSGPTGVGKTEIARQLASSLGIGLLRFDMSEYMEQHTVARLIGAPPGYVGFDQGGLLTDAVDQKPHAVVLLDEIEKAHPELFNILLQVMDYGKLTDHNGKKIDFRNVILIMTTNAGASDMAKSAIGFGKVLRDSDDVEAINRLFTPEFRNRLDAIIRFAPLSRLMISRVVQKFIFQLEAQLIDQEITFDVSVSAMAWLANKGYDVQMGARPLGYVIQEYIKKPLADEILFGKLRNGGTVRVSTHKLNEGKETLKLQISPSNIPIHSKNRKAESSVKKRIAKKNSAT
- a CDS encoding HIT family protein, with the translated sequence MKKTYDNNNIFAKLIRNEIPSVRVYEDDDVIAFMDIMPQAPGHTLVIPRKGSRNLLDADAETLFPLIKAVQKIANAVKKAFHADGVTVMQFNEAASNQTVYHLHFHVIPRMKGIELTPHNNTATPTEILEENAQKIRTAL